From the Pseudomonas putida genome, one window contains:
- a CDS encoding aspartyl/asparaginyl beta-hydroxylase domain-containing protein, whose protein sequence is MTFSFLAKAGVLLVFFGSVLYVHLRGKARLPVLRQFVNHSALFAPYNSLMYLFSGVPSKPYLDRQRFPELDVLKDNWQVIREEAMRLFDEGYIRAAEKDNDAGFGSFFKKGWKRFYLKWYDKPLPSAEALCPKTVELVSSIPNVKGAMFALLPGGSHLNPHRDPFAGSLRYHLGLSTPNSDACRIYVDGEEYAWRDGEDVMFDETYVHWVKNETDVTRVILFCDIERPLSSPLMTRINRKVSAFLGRATAPQNTDDERVGGINQAYAWSKRFSNKISSRMKQFKRANPKAYRILRPVLAVVVAYFLYRWLF, encoded by the coding sequence ATGACCTTTTCCTTCCTCGCCAAGGCCGGTGTCCTGCTGGTGTTCTTCGGCAGCGTGCTTTACGTGCACCTGCGCGGCAAGGCACGTTTGCCGGTACTGCGCCAGTTCGTCAACCATTCGGCGCTGTTTGCACCTTATAACAGCCTGATGTACCTGTTCTCCGGCGTGCCGTCCAAGCCTTACCTGGACCGCCAGCGCTTCCCTGAACTGGACGTGCTCAAGGACAACTGGCAGGTGATTCGCGAGGAGGCCATGCGCCTGTTCGACGAGGGGTACATTCGTGCCGCAGAAAAGGACAACGACGCCGGCTTCGGTTCGTTCTTCAAGAAAGGCTGGAAGCGCTTCTACCTGAAGTGGTACGACAAGCCGCTGCCGTCTGCCGAAGCCCTCTGCCCGAAAACCGTCGAACTGGTCAGCAGCATTCCCAATGTAAAGGGTGCGATGTTTGCCCTGCTGCCCGGTGGCAGCCACCTGAACCCGCACCGCGACCCGTTTGCCGGTTCGCTGCGCTACCACCTGGGCCTGTCGACCCCCAACTCCGACGCCTGCCGCATCTACGTCGACGGCGAGGAATACGCCTGGCGTGACGGCGAGGACGTGATGTTCGACGAGACCTACGTGCACTGGGTCAAGAACGAAACCGACGTGACCCGGGTAATCCTGTTCTGCGACATCGAGCGGCCGTTGAGCAGCCCGCTGATGACCCGTATCAACCGCAAGGTCAGTGCCTTCCTCGGCCGCGCGACCGCGCCGCAGAACACCGATGACGAGCGGGTGGGCGGGATCAACCAGGCGTATGCCTGGAGCAAGCGTTTCAGCAACAAGATCAGCAGCCGCATGAAGCAG